A window of Magnolia sinica isolate HGM2019 chromosome 13, MsV1, whole genome shotgun sequence genomic DNA:
AGTTTTTAATCTCCCTACattttagaatcctgtcctatAGTTGGTCTTGAAAaacgatggatggagtggatttatcacgggaATCTCTGTGAGCCCCAGGCAATCCGCATCCGTGACGGAGGGGCCAAAGTTATAATGCTCTAGTTGCATCAGTTTACAGTTTACTTCCACAATCCAATTaatcaatccgaaccgtccatttgatttagAACAAATTTTATATGCTATCGTGAAAACGTTACATTAATCGGATGATCAGATCCATCCTTAGTTTCGCCTTATTTTTTAGATTATTCATTTTACAAACCATGAatgggatggttacaattgtCTAAAGAAAATGATTCTTCATAGTCATAAGCAATCCAAGATGGGCATAAAAAACAGGATGGATTAAATTGTAGATTAGACCTATTTTTCTAAAGTATCTTCACCGTCTATATTAAAGACCATGgatcaaatggttcatatttgtCAGATCGGCATTATGTCTAACGTAATAGCCCATGGAATGTGCGCTGAAtctaatgaacagtccagattaaAGGATCAGCCTATCTTAGCGTCCCAATGTAACATGCAACCAGGACCGTTATAACATTACTATGCGAGCACCAGAAGAGAATCTCTCCCTTTTAATGGGGGAAGCCGAATAGGTGATACCCCGGCCTCACCAAAGACGGTGCGAAACCTACCgaggggcccacctggatgtgtgtattctgtatccacaccgtccatccatttttcagataatttcagggcattatccaggaattgaagcagatccaagtatcaggtggaccacaagaaGTTATTAATAataggatgttcaatcaccactgttttctagagtatggtccacctgagatttggataaaaaacggatgaacgaggTCAATACATAATAgttatatcaaggtggaccccagtGTAAGGGCAGCACCATCTTggatgaggccggggtctcacctaatcggcaCCCTTTAATGGGAATGGAAATCCAATCATcataattaggggtgcacatagttcggatcggtccggttttgggtgaaaccggaaccgaaccgttccttatGGTTTTATGATTTTCGAAACTAGAACCGAACCGTTAACACCCTAGAACCAAACCGGAATCGtaccgtgaaaaccggttcggttcggatcggttccacaattctgggctttttataatccagcccaattgcatgatCTTCTCCAAGCCGATTACATTGACGGAGGTGCTCTTAATGCGTTGGGTTTGGTCCGCTTTTGTTACAAGAGGATGCTCATGACCTACGTTGACCTGATTGAGAAGCTCCTCAATTACAACACTCAGGAGAAAAGTGAGGCCTCTTAGATTGAATGGTGGTGCTTATTGATGTGATCCTTAGCTCATGTGACTTTGGTGGCCCACTATATATGTGAGTACTAGAATTGAGATTTTGACTGGTGAAGACTGGGAGCCTTTTGCATCTGACCCTTGATTTGAGTATCAATGCAAAGAAAATTAGAATGTCTTTTGCGGACCCTTGATTGAGAGGAATATGGTTTGCTAATAGCattttttgtattaaaaaaataaaaataaaaataaaaattgtaaactCACTGTTTAAGTTCGGTTCCACGTTTTGGATTCATGGTTCGGATCCACAATTCATTCGGTTTTGCATACCTCCAAACTGGAACCGAATTGAACTAAAtagttctttaatttttaaaatcggaaccggaaccagaaccggtgcactctagaaccggactaTTTGATCGGCTCCGGTCTGGTTCCACAGTTCTACATGTTGGAAGTGCACCCCTAATCATTATCGTGTAGCTCATTTGATAATTAGGTTTGATTGCAAATAAAAAAACAACACATTCGACGAttccacatgaaacaatggtcaaCGATGGCTGCGGACGCGTGCTGAATATGTGGGCCTAACGCACGCATGCAAGATGTCATGTGAGCTGGTGGTAACACGCAAGCTAATACGCCACCTCGCTATACTTTTACAAGACCAAGGTAAGCAAACACCAGGAAATAGCCTTTTTTTTATTATGAAAGCCACCGGGAAATAGCCACTTGGAAAACTTGCCAATATAAAGGAAAGGGTAGGAATTATGATTCCAGGAACCAAGAAAACAGAACACCTGAAAGGTAGCTGAAAAGAAGGCGTGATGATGGAGTATCTGTTgccaggggtggggtccactctaaCAAGCCTCGTGCTCTACTGGGCCGTGGTCCGCCAGTACCTGCCGTTTGGATTCGATGACTACATGATTAAATACACCAACATTTTGATTGGATACATCAACCCCTACATTCGGATCAAGATCCCAGAGTACAACGGCAAGGGATTCAAGCGCAGCGATACCTACGTTGCAGTCCAGACCTACCTAGCATCCACTACCTCCGGGTCGGCCAAGAGGCTCAAGGCCGAGATGGGCAAGGACGCCAAAAACCTTACCTACAGCATGGACGACCACGAGCAAGTTACTGACAAGTTCCGTGGGGCCATGTTTTGGTGGTCATCCAGTAGGGCGGTCGCAAAGTCGATGAGCATATCTTGGTTCCCCTCACAGGAGGAACCACGGTATTACACCCTCACATTACACCGAAGGCACCGCCAGCTTGTCATGGACTACTACATGAGCTACGTTGTGGAAGAAGGGAAGGCAATCGAGGTGAGAAACCGGCAGAGAAAGCTGTATACCAACAGCCCCAGTAGCAACTGGTATGGCTACAAGAAGACTCTGTGGAGTCATGTCCTGTTTGACCACCCGGCGACATTTGGGACTCTAGCCATGGACCCAGATAAGAAGCAGGAGATCATAGAGGATCTCGAGACATTCCGCGAGTCAAAGGATTACTATGTAAAGATTGGCAAGGCATGGAAGCGAGGCTACCTCCTTTACGGCCCACCTGGCACTGGGAAATCCTCGATGATCGTCGCCATGgccaatttcctggactacgaTGTGTACGACCTCGAATTGACGGCCGTGAAGAACAACACGGAGCTGAGGAAGCTCCTGATCGAGACCACCAGCAAATCTATCATGGTTATTGAAGACATCGACTGTTCTTTAGATCTGGCCGGCAAGCGAAAAAAGAAGGCTGAGAAATCGGAGAAGGACACAGAACTTCCACCTGAGGTAGACAAGGACGACGATACTAGCAAAGTTACTCTCTCAGGGCTACTCAATTTCATTGACGGACTGTGGTCAGCTTGCGGAGGAGAACGGATCATTGTCTTCACCACAAACCATTTGGAGAAGCTGGATCCAGCTCTTATACGGAAAGGTCGGATGGACAAGCACATCGAGCTATCATACTGCAGCTTCGAGGCTTTTAAAGTGCTTGCAAAGAACTATCTCAACCTCGACTCGCATCCTTTATTCGAGACTGTCCAGCAACTAATTGAAGGGAGTAACATCACCCCAGCAGATGTAGCCGAGAACCTGATGCCCAAGTCCTCCAAAGCCACTGCTGCCGATAAGGCAAACACCAGACTTAAAAAACTGATTCAAGCTCTCCACAAGGCCAGGGAAGAAGTGAAATCCAAGGAAGCAGCAGCTCAGTTGGAAGAGAAGGGCGGTGGGGAGACAATAAATGTATAATGTATAGGGAGTGTACGGACCATGTATAAATGTATAATGTATAGGGAGTTTACGGACCATGTATAAATGTATAATGTATAGGGCGTGTACGTAATCTCTTCCATGTATAAATGTATAATGAATAGGGAGTGTTCGTAATCTCTATCAAAGTTTTCTCCTTAGGAATGAACGATAGGCAAGAAATCTTAAAAAatgggatgtggattggctggtgatCCTGCCATTAGCCAATGGGTAATGGTCGGTGATCTTTggtccctaccatgatgtatatgtttcatccacaccattcatccatttttccatatcattttattaaatgagcccaaaaatgaggttgatataaacctcaagtggaccacatcacacgaaatcttattgattgaacgcccaccattaaaaacttgttgcggccacaaaagttttggatcaagctgatatttggttttaatTTTTATCCTCCTTCGAGGTCTGTATGACataaccaacaggttggatgccaaataaacattacactgggcttaggaggtttttaatagtggaaattcaattactactgttttcttgtggtgtggtccacctgagatttagatctacatcatttataggatcaa
This region includes:
- the LOC131222686 gene encoding AAA-ATPase ASD, mitochondrial-like, coding for MMEYLLPGVGSTLTSLVLYWAVVRQYLPFGFDDYMIKYTNILIGYINPYIRIKIPEYNGKGFKRSDTYVAVQTYLASTTSGSAKRLKAEMGKDAKNLTYSMDDHEQVTDKFRGAMFWWSSSRAVAKSMSISWFPSQEEPRYYTLTLHRRHRQLVMDYYMSYVVEEGKAIEVRNRQRKLYTNSPSSNWYGYKKTLWSHVLFDHPATFGTLAMDPDKKQEIIEDLETFRESKDYYVKIGKAWKRGYLLYGPPGTGKSSMIVAMANFLDYDVYDLELTAVKNNTELRKLLIETTSKSIMVIEDIDCSLDLAGKRKKKAEKSEKDTELPPEVDKDDDTSKVTLSGLLNFIDGLWSACGGERIIVFTTNHLEKLDPALIRKGRMDKHIELSYCSFEAFKVLAKNYLNLDSHPLFETVQQLIEGSNITPADVAENLMPKSSKATAADKANTRLKKLIQALHKAREEVKSKEAAAQLEEKGGGETINV